A window from Pseudanabaena sp. BC1403 encodes these proteins:
- a CDS encoding creatininase family protein: MLLHLSTWQEVETYLQRSQAVIIPIGSTEQHGPTGLIGTDFICAEAIACAVGEKADALVTSTLTLGMAEHHTGFAGTISLKPSTLTLVIHDVVRSLAKHGFKRFFFLNGHGGNIAVLKTAFTEIYNELPDVRCRLGNWWASNDMYKLVRELYGNQEGYHATPSEVAVTMYLYPDSIKNVPLSESVNKDSRIYSPEEFRKRYPDGRMGSNPALATVEHGQQLFELSVKELVSQYNDFLTEV; the protein is encoded by the coding sequence ATGCTGCTACACCTATCAACATGGCAAGAAGTCGAGACTTATTTACAGCGATCGCAGGCTGTAATTATTCCCATCGGCTCCACTGAGCAGCATGGCCCCACAGGATTAATCGGCACAGATTTTATTTGTGCGGAAGCGATCGCCTGTGCCGTTGGCGAAAAAGCTGATGCTTTAGTTACTTCCACCCTTACGCTTGGCATGGCAGAGCATCACACAGGGTTTGCAGGCACAATTAGCCTCAAGCCTTCTACGCTGACCTTAGTAATTCATGATGTCGTGCGATCGCTTGCCAAGCATGGATTCAAACGCTTCTTTTTTCTGAATGGGCATGGTGGCAATATTGCCGTTCTCAAAACTGCCTTTACGGAGATTTATAACGAACTACCCGATGTACGTTGTCGTCTAGGCAACTGGTGGGCAAGTAATGACATGTATAAGCTTGTCAGAGAGCTTTATGGCAATCAAGAGGGCTATCACGCTACGCCCAGTGAAGTTGCTGTCACGATGTATCTTTATCCTGACTCGATTAAAAATGTCCCGCTTAGCGAATCCGTCAATAAAGATAGCCGCATTTATAGTCCCGAAGAATTTCGCAAACGTTATCCCGATGGTCGTATGGGGTCAAATCCAGCTTTAGCAACTGTTGAACATGGGCAACAACTTTTTGAGCTTTCCGTCAAAGAACTAGTCAGTCAGTACAACGATTTTCTTACTGAAGTTTAA